One window from the genome of Hyperolius riggenbachi isolate aHypRig1 chromosome 6, aHypRig1.pri, whole genome shotgun sequence encodes:
- the LOC137522102 gene encoding uncharacterized protein, with translation SSSSSSSSSSSSSSSHSSSSSHSSSSSHSSSSSHSSSSSSSSHSSSSSSSSHSSSSSSSSSSSSHSSSSSSSSSSSSSHSSSSSSSSSSSSSSSHSSSSSSSSSSSSSSSSSSSSSSSSSSSHGSSSSHGSSSSSPHGSSSSSSSHGSSSSSSSSSSSSSSSSSSSSSSSSSSHASSSSHASSSSSSSSSSSSSSHSSSSSSSSSSSSSSSSSSHGSSSSHGSSSSSSSSSSSSSSSSSHASSSSHASSSSHASSSSSSHCFFFFFFFSSSSSSSSSSSSSSSSSSSSSSSHASSSSHAFSSSHASSSSSSSFSSSSSSSSSSSSSSSSSSSSSSSSSSSSSSSHVLLYGLAISHPPQTILSSFVS, from the exons tcttcttcttcttcttcttcttcttcttcttcttcttcttcttcacattcttcttcttcttcacattcttcttcttcttcacattcttcttcttcttcacattcttcttcttcttcttcttcttcacattcttcttcttcttcttcttcttcacattcttcttcttcttcttcttcttcttcttcttcttcacattcttcttcttcttcttcttcttcttcttcttcttcttcacattcttcttcttcttcttcttcttcttcttcttcttcttcttcttcacattcttcttcttcttcttcttcttcttcttcttcttcttcttcttcttcttcttcttcttcttcttcttcttcttcttcttctcatggttcttcttcttctcatggttcttcttcttcttctcctcatggttcttcttcttcttcttcttctcatggttcttcttcttcttcttcttcttcttcttcttcttcttcttcttcttcttcttcttcttcttcttcttcttcttcttcacatgcttcttcttcttcacatgcttcttcttcttcttcttcttcttcttcttcttcttcttcttctcat tcttcttcttcttcttcttcttcttcttcttcttcttcttcttcttcttcttctcatggttcttcttcttctcatggttcttcttcttcttcttcttcttcttcttcttcttcttcttcttcttcttcacatgcttcttcttcttcacatgcttcttcttcttcacatgcttcttcttcttcttcttcacattgcttcttcttcttcttcttcttctcttcttcttcttcttcttcttcttcttcttcttcttcttcttcttcttcttcttcttcttcttcttcacatgcttcttcttcttcacatgctttttcttcttcacatgcttcttcttcttcttcttcttctttttcttcttcttcttcttcttcttcttcttcttcttcttcttcttcttcttcttcttcttcttcttcttcttcttcttcttcttcttcttcttcacat